The Brevibacillus humidisoli DNA segment AACATGTCCAGCTCATTTTTCACAGTCCAAGGATTCATCTTGCATTCAAAAAAGAGCTGGTCCACTGTCAAATCAAACGTGTTCATCATCCGGTATTCCCCTTCGTTCACCACCCAGAACGGCTCCCCTTGCAGATCAAGCAGTTGAGTCGCCCCATAATAACTGCGAATCGCATGAGCTATCATGAACGTTTGATCATCGGACAGATTGGTTTGATTCAGCATACGGTTTGCCTCTACTGATCGCTTGGTGATCTCTTCGAAGTTTGCCAGCGCGTACATAGCAACAGCCTCAATAGTAGGAAAATACCGAGTATAGTAGTAAGACGCATCCATGCCAGCCGTGACGATGCCAGACCGGTGAAAACAGATGGCAAATCTGTAGGTGCGGCGGGTTTTAGCAGGAACATCTATGATCAGTGCCCCGAGCGGTCCTAAGCCAAAGGTCCAGTTCTCTTCAAACGGTGTTGTCAGTATGTTCTCCAGACTGAAGTGGAGTGCAGACCTGACATCCGGATCAGAGGATGCGATCGCTGTCAAACGTCCTTGTCCGACACCTGATATGCGGTCACACGTATCATCCAGACGGCGCATCGAACTGTACGGATCACTCCCTTCATAACCGAAGAATGCACGCCGACTTTTGTGACCATGCGTGTTGTCAATGGTCAACTCTGCCAGCACCGCGGGGACTAAGGTCAGCTTCATTTCCTCGTCTGAAGCGGAAGTGGGGTCAGGCACCGGATGCGCCTGGGTATAAATCGTAAACGTGAGATCTCCCGCGCTCCAGGTATCCGTACCTAATTGGAAATCACGTTTTACCTCTTCCTTGGCAAAGGGAAGGATGATACGCGGCTTGTTCGGTTCCGGATCGGGATTTTCAATATCGTACCGTTTGCTCTCGTCTTCAGCTGAGGCAAAAAAGGGGAGCGCCTGATAGATTCCTGCCTGTTCCGATGATTCTACACCGATGTAGACATTTTTCCGGGGAGAGCGGCCAAGCTCCAGATCAAGGCCTCCGCCGCTTTTCGGAAAGCCCAGTGTAAAGCTGGAAAAGGCACCGATGGGCGAATGATGAGCGTTGAAAAACATATTTTTCGGCATGGATTTCCCTCCTTATCTTTTTCAAAACATGAGATGTTACCCTTTTACCGATCCAGACGTGATGCCTTCCACAATGCGATTGCTCAAGAAGAAAAACGCCAGCAAAATCGGCAGGATACTGATCATCAGTGTGGCCCCGATGGCTCCCCAATCAGTGGTATATTGACCGATAAAATTTTGAATGCCGACGGTCAACGTTTTATATTCATCCGAACTGATAAATGTATTGACAAAAACAAACTCGTTCCAGTTGTAGATCATGTTAATAATGGAAGCGGTCGCGATGGCTGGCGAGGTCATCGGCAGAATGATTCGGAAGAACAGACGATGTACTGAGCAACCGTCCATAATAGCCGCTTCTTCCACTTCCCGAGGCAGCGAGTAATAAAAACCGAGCAGAATCATGATGGTCAGCGGCAGGTTAAACGCGGTAAAGGACAAGATTACGGCAACCGGATTATCGGTTAGGTTTGCTTGTAAAAACAGATGAAACAGCGGAATCAGCGTCGAGTGCACCGGAATCATCAACCCGACCATAAACAGGCCGAGCACGAACTTTTTCAGCCTCCACTTCATCCGCGTAATCGCAAACGTAACCAGACTAGCCAGCAAAACGGTAAGGACAACCGAAACCAATGTAATCCAAACACTGTTAAAGAAGTAGAGACTGATGTTTCCCTCTGTCCAAACTTTGACGTAATTCTCCCATTTCGGATTGGCTGGCAAGGATAGGGGAGGCAGTTGGAAAATCTCCTGATTGTTTTTTAATGAAAAGAAAAGCAGCCAAACAAGCGGGAGTAGTTGAATAATCGCTACGACTCCTAAGAATACATATAAGCTGCCGACGCCGAAACGCCGCCATATCGGATGTAACGCAAGACGAGAAGTCGTTTGTGTTGCTGGACGTTGTTTTGGTGAACTTTGATTGGACTGATTGCGTGCAGATGACCTTTGTGTCGGAATCACCGTTTTCAACAAGCCCCCTCCTTTAGGAATATTGAATCTCTTCCTCAGCAGCCGTCAACTTGCGGATCAGCCAGGTAACAACCAGGCAGATCAGCAGCAAAAAGAAGCCGATCGCACTGCCGTATCCGAAATCAAAACCACGGAACGCCTGGTGGTACATATAAGATGCCATCACCTCGCTGGCGCCGTTGGGTCCCCCATCGGTCATCACATATATCAAGTCGAAATATTTCAATGATCCCACAATGGCCAATACTAGTGTCACTTTGAAGACTCCTGCAATTAACGGAATTTTGATTTTACAAGCAATCTGCCATGGAGTGGCCCCATCCATGCGCGCCGCTTCGATCAGCGATTCAGGAATCCCCTTTAAGGCTGCATAATAAATCAAAATGTAAAATCCCGCATACTGCCAGATAATCGGAACAAATATGGCACCTAAGACAGTTGAGGTATCGGCTAACCATGCCGGTGTGTTCTCGACGCCGATAAACGAGAGCAAATGATGCAACACACCGTTGGAAGGATGGTAGATCTTTAGCCACAGTTGTCCAATGGCTACTGAAGAGAGCAGCATAGGGATCAAATAGATTTTGCGCAGCAGATTGGCACCCTTGATTTTTTCAGCGAGAATCAGTGCGATCAAGAGATATCCAAGTAAACTGATGGTGGAGAAGATCGCCAGCAAAAACGAGTGGTACGCACTTTTCCAAAACATCGGATCTTTTACGAGTTTGGAGTAATTGTCCAAACCGATAAACTCCATGGTTCCAATCCCATCCCACTTCATCAAGCCATAGTAACCCGTCAACACGATCGGGATATAGATCAGGATCAAGAGGAGCATCAGGGAAGGGAGTACATACAGCGCAATCACTTTTTTGTTGGACATGACTTTATCCATTGCCGTTCAACCCCTTCTATAGAAAAAAGGACATATCGAGAATGATTGGATATGTCCTTTTCTATTCCGTGCTTATTGCTCTTCCTGGGCTAGTGCTTCTTCATGTTTCTTGGCAAAGTCTCCTGGTGTAATCTCGTTTCCGAACAACGATTGGATCATATTCAAGTGTGTCTGCGCGACTCCAGGACTCATCTGTACATCGGCAAACAGCGTGATATTGCTTGCCTTGTTCAGCTCACTTAACACATCCATGTATAGTGGTGGCAGCTGCACTTTTGAGGTATCTACCTTGGTTGCGGGGATCACACCTGCTTCCACGACGGACTGCTCTCCCCATCTTTCAACAAAGAATTTCACAAATTTTTTGGCCTCTTCCTTCACTGTGGAATTCTCAGCGACAAACATTCCCACACCAGGGCCGCCAACCCAACTGTCATGATTCCCCTTTCCTCCATCTACGGTAGGAAACTTGAAGAAACCAACCTGATCTCTGAATTCTTTCGGTATGGACTCATTGGTGGTAAAGTTCGGCAGTTCCCAGGTTCCCATCAGGTACATCGCCGCTTTTTCATTGAAAAACTCGGATTTCCCTTCGTCGTTGGACAATCCGTTGAAGCCTTTTATAAATGCGTTCATAGCGACCAATTTTTGAACCTCCTCAGCAGCCTTGATCAAACTTGGATCTTCGAAAGAGCCGCTGCGGTCAATCGCTTTCTTCAGAATTTCTGCTCCACCTATCCGATCCGCCAGATACATATACCATAACGATCCTGTCCAACGATCCTTGTTGCCAAGCGCGATGGGAGCCATGCCGTTTGTAGAAAGGGTTTGGACAACATGTGTAAACTCCTCGTAGGTTTCCGGCGCCTTTAGGTTGTATTGGGAGAAAATCTTTTTATTGTAGTAGACGGGGACAATATTCAATTCAAGGGGAAGCGCGTACGTTTTATTGTCGATCGCATATGCTTCCGTCGTACCTGGTACAAAAGAATCTTTTAAGCCACCTTCTAAAAGGTCATCCAAAGGAGCGAACAGGTTCCCTTTCACATAGGGCTCCAAAAATCCTGCCGCCCAGGTCATTCCTACATCTGGAAGCGCATTGGAAGCGGACAATACCTTTAGCTTATTTTTGTATTGTTCATTTTCCAGAACTTCCAGCTTGATCGTGACATGCGGGTTTGCGGCCTGGTATTCTTCAATGATTTGATTCACAATCAAATTTTGCTGTTTCGAACTTCCTTCAGGCCATAAATGCATAAAGGTAACAGTTACGTCTTCAACTGCATTGGATGCTTGCTCATTTCCATTGCTTTGACTGCTGGTGCTCTCACCAGTCGGGCTTGCACAGCCTGCCACCGCAAGCACAGAGATGATCACAAGAATCAACAGCGATGTAAGCGCTTTCCTAAAGGTAAACAAATAAACCCCCCATTTCGTTTTAGATGGATGCTCGATTTGTATTCAGTGTAGCATCTGGGATAATGTGGGGTAAGGATACTATAATTAGAGAAAATTCCACTTTTTTTAGATCGACTTTCTTACCTCTTCTGCACGCTTTCGAAACTGATTGGGTGTGATGCCTTCGTACTCTTTAAACAGTTTGATGAAGTATTTTGCCGTTTGATAGCCAACTTCTTCGGCAATCGCTGCAATCGGCAGCTTGGTCGTTAGCAGCAGGCTTTTTGCGAGCTGCAATCTGCTCCGTGTCACGTATTCGCCAAACGTCAGATTTGTCTGTTCTTTGAACAGCACACTAAAATAACTTGCATTGAGATGCACATGATCGGCCACTTCCCGCAAACTTAACGGGCTCTTTAGGTTCTCGTCGACATAACGCATCGCTTCTCTGATGGGTGAGCGGGAATTACGATCCTCTTTTTTGATTGCGATCAGTCTATCATCGACCACTTTTTCGATAATCCCTGCCCTCTCCCGGTTTGCCTCTACCTCCAGGCCTTGCTCCACCGCTTCAATCAGTTTCCCTTTGTTGAGGGGTTTTAGCAGATAGTTGACGACACCTAATCGAATCGCTTGTTGTGCATATTCAAACTCGGAATACGCGGAAATGATGATAATCACCGGCTTCTCTGCTTTCTGCTGCAAAACTTCGATCAGTTTCAGTCCCGTCATCTCTGGCATGCGAATGTCTGTTAGCAGCAGATGAACCTTCCGTTGGTTTAGGACTTCCAGTGCCTCATCCCCACCTGCTGTACTCAAAATGTCATACCTGCCTGCTGCCCAAACCTCCAGTGTCGTTTGCAATCCCAGCCTTGTTCGTGGTTCATCATCCACGATTAAAATGGTCTTGGAATACATCATGCCACTCCTCCCTCGCACGGAATCTCAAAGGTTACACTGGTCCCTTCTCCTATCTCACTGCGAATGGAAAGACCACCAAACGGATATTCCTGATAGTAGAGCTGCAACCTTTTGTTTACGTTGGCGATCGCCATTCCCCTTCCTTTCAGGGAAGAGAGTCCGCCGCTTTCTAATAACCGGTAAATGGCAGCAAGCGTATCCTGATCCATCCCTGCCCCATCGTCCTTCACGGTAATCACCAGATTGGAGCAGTCGGTTGATCGGTCAACAGTGACTGATACGGACCCTTGGCCTATCTTATTTCCTACACCGTGTACCAGCGCATTCTCAACAAGAGGCTGAATCAGCAGTTTTGGAATGCTGACCTCCTCACATTCGGACGAAGCCGATATATGCCACCTCAGACGGTCCCCAAATCGCATCTTCATAATCTGCAAATACCGCTCAATGTGTTCCAGTTCTTCTTTTACCATCACCCATTCATCCTGCTTCGGATCGCTGATCGTGTAACGGAACAGCTCCGACATCGCAATCACATGTTCAGCAAGCTCTGTCTCTTTCTTTTCCTCCAGCGACCAGTAGAGCGCATCTAGTGTGTTAAAAAGGAAATGGGGATTGATTTGTGCTTGCAAGGCTTTTAACTCACTGCGGCTGCGAAGCAGTTCTTTTTGATAAACGACCTGGATCAAGTGGTTGGTGTTCTTTACAAGTTGGTTGTAGGTATGGTTCAATTCGTTGATCTCAACGGTGGAAAAGATGCCTAGTTGGGGTTTTAGCTCACCCTGTCTTGCCTGCCGCATCGTCCTGGTCAAATGGAGAATTGGCCGCGTAATCATCGTCGAGAGCAGATACGAGAATGCGAGGAAGATGAAGAAACCTGCTACACCTGAGAGAGTGATGGCCGTTTGCAGGATGGTAATACCTTCCGTAAGGGCGCGAATCGGGGTCAATATGGCCAAAGTCCAGCCAGTAACAGCTGATTTCTGTTTCACTACAATGAATTGCTTGCCATTTATGGTTGCTACCTGCTGATTGTCGGTTAAGATTTGTCGGATATCCCCATCATAGTTGGAAGCAATGGGGATGAAATGATCGTCTACGAGCACCATATACTCATTTTCTTCGGTTGCTTGTGACGTTTCCGCAAAGTCGAAATAATCAGGATTGATGCGAATGAGTAAATACCCGCCGTTTGAAAACCAACGGTCCATCAAGCTAACTCTCCGGATAGCCAGAAAGTATCCCGGATTTATGGGATCCGTCCCAACCCAGACCATTCTCCCTTTTGCCAGGTCCGCCTGCTTCACCCATTTGTGCTCCACTCGTTTGGACAGATGGGCTTCACCCAACGGGAGCAATCTCTGGTAATCTGGCAGGTAGAGTTCAAAGGAGTGGATGCCATCTGAATACGCTTGAAATGTATGGACGA contains these protein-coding regions:
- a CDS encoding extracellular solute-binding protein, whose translation is MFTFRKALTSLLILVIISVLAVAGCASPTGESTSSQSNGNEQASNAVEDVTVTFMHLWPEGSSKQQNLIVNQIIEEYQAANPHVTIKLEVLENEQYKNKLKVLSASNALPDVGMTWAAGFLEPYVKGNLFAPLDDLLEGGLKDSFVPGTTEAYAIDNKTYALPLELNIVPVYYNKKIFSQYNLKAPETYEEFTHVVQTLSTNGMAPIALGNKDRWTGSLWYMYLADRIGGAEILKKAIDRSGSFEDPSLIKAAEEVQKLVAMNAFIKGFNGLSNDEGKSEFFNEKAAMYLMGTWELPNFTTNESIPKEFRDQVGFFKFPTVDGGKGNHDSWVGGPGVGMFVAENSTVKEEAKKFVKFFVERWGEQSVVEAGVIPATKVDTSKVQLPPLYMDVLSELNKASNITLFADVQMSPGVAQTHLNMIQSLFGNEITPGDFAKKHEEALAQEEQ
- a CDS encoding sensor histidine kinase, with product MRAGLWQFNTLRNQILVVFLFAMGIVLFLVGIMTYNLVSTLLKNNAEKQMQQTAVQANGRLETLYQQIDTLSNQVATNSSVQQVLLEEANGRPSDFYKRQSLMQIVHTFQAYSDGIHSFELYLPDYQRLLPLGEAHLSKRVEHKWVKQADLAKGRMVWVGTDPINPGYFLAIRRVSLMDRWFSNGGYLLIRINPDYFDFAETSQATEENEYMVLVDDHFIPIASNYDGDIRQILTDNQQVATINGKQFIVVKQKSAVTGWTLAILTPIRALTEGITILQTAITLSGVAGFFIFLAFSYLLSTMITRPILHLTRTMRQARQGELKPQLGIFSTVEINELNHTYNQLVKNTNHLIQVVYQKELLRSRSELKALQAQINPHFLFNTLDALYWSLEEKKETELAEHVIAMSELFRYTISDPKQDEWVMVKEELEHIERYLQIMKMRFGDRLRWHISASSECEEVSIPKLLIQPLVENALVHGVGNKIGQGSVSVTVDRSTDCSNLVITVKDDGAGMDQDTLAAIYRLLESGGLSSLKGRGMAIANVNKRLQLYYQEYPFGGLSIRSEIGEGTSVTFEIPCEGGVA
- a CDS encoding carbohydrate ABC transporter permease — translated: MWRRFGVGSLYVFLGVVAIIQLLPLVWLLFFSLKNNQEIFQLPPLSLPANPKWENYVKVWTEGNISLYFFNSVWITLVSVVLTVLLASLVTFAITRMKWRLKKFVLGLFMVGLMIPVHSTLIPLFHLFLQANLTDNPVAVILSFTAFNLPLTIMILLGFYYSLPREVEEAAIMDGCSVHRLFFRIILPMTSPAIATASIINMIYNWNEFVFVNTFISSDEYKTLTVGIQNFIGQYTTDWGAIGATLMISILPILLAFFFLSNRIVEGITSGSVKG
- a CDS encoding carbohydrate ABC transporter permease, with product MDKVMSNKKVIALYVLPSLMLLLILIYIPIVLTGYYGLMKWDGIGTMEFIGLDNYSKLVKDPMFWKSAYHSFLLAIFSTISLLGYLLIALILAEKIKGANLLRKIYLIPMLLSSVAIGQLWLKIYHPSNGVLHHLLSFIGVENTPAWLADTSTVLGAIFVPIIWQYAGFYILIYYAALKGIPESLIEAARMDGATPWQIACKIKIPLIAGVFKVTLVLAIVGSLKYFDLIYVMTDGGPNGASEVMASYMYHQAFRGFDFGYGSAIGFFLLLICLVVTWLIRKLTAAEEEIQYS
- a CDS encoding response regulator transcription factor: MYSKTILIVDDEPRTRLGLQTTLEVWAAGRYDILSTAGGDEALEVLNQRKVHLLLTDIRMPEMTGLKLIEVLQQKAEKPVIIIISAYSEFEYAQQAIRLGVVNYLLKPLNKGKLIEAVEQGLEVEANRERAGIIEKVVDDRLIAIKKEDRNSRSPIREAMRYVDENLKSPLSLREVADHVHLNASYFSVLFKEQTNLTFGEYVTRSRLQLAKSLLLTTKLPIAAIAEEVGYQTAKYFIKLFKEYEGITPNQFRKRAEEVRKSI